The proteins below are encoded in one region of Streptomyces marianii:
- a CDS encoding malonic semialdehyde reductase gives MSLVLDPAAQDLLFREARTANTFTDEPVTEEQVQAIYDLVKYGPTAFNQSPLRVVLVRTAEARARLVKHMAEGNRPKTATAPLVAILAADNEFHEKLPELFPHFPQAKDAFFAERPVRERSAVLNAALQAAYFIVGVRAAGLAAGPMTGLDFAGVQKEFLDDDHTPLMVVNIGKPGEGAWFPRSPRLAFDEVVTTV, from the coding sequence ATGTCCCTCGTTCTCGACCCCGCCGCCCAGGACCTCCTCTTCCGCGAGGCCCGCACCGCGAACACCTTCACCGACGAGCCGGTGACCGAGGAGCAGGTCCAGGCGATCTACGACCTGGTCAAGTACGGCCCCACCGCCTTCAACCAGTCGCCGCTGCGGGTCGTTCTGGTCCGTACCGCCGAGGCCCGCGCGCGCCTGGTGAAGCACATGGCCGAGGGCAACCGGCCGAAGACCGCCACCGCTCCGCTGGTCGCGATCCTCGCCGCCGACAACGAGTTCCACGAGAAGCTGCCGGAGCTGTTCCCGCACTTCCCGCAGGCCAAGGACGCGTTCTTCGCCGAGCGGCCGGTCCGTGAGCGGTCCGCCGTACTGAACGCCGCGCTCCAGGCCGCGTACTTCATCGTCGGCGTCCGCGCCGCCGGCCTGGCGGCCGGCCCCATGACCGGCCTCGACTTCGCCGGCGTGCAGAAGGAGTTCCTGGACGACGACCACACCCCGCTGATGGTCGTCAACATCGGCAAGCCCGGCGAGGGCGCCTGGTTCCCGCGTTCGCCGCGGCTGGCGTTCGACGAGGTCGTCACCACCGTCTGA
- a CDS encoding exodeoxyribonuclease VII small subunit codes for MTASTDEGALGYEQARDELIEVVRQLEAGGTTLEESLALWERGEELAKVCRRWLDGARARLDAALAERGRPQDGAAGAPGAGAGGGRDESDAAG; via the coding sequence ATGACGGCCAGCACCGACGAGGGCGCGCTCGGCTACGAGCAGGCGCGGGACGAGCTGATCGAGGTCGTACGCCAGCTTGAGGCGGGCGGCACGACGCTGGAGGAGTCCCTGGCGCTGTGGGAGCGCGGCGAGGAGCTGGCGAAGGTGTGCCGCCGCTGGCTCGACGGCGCCCGCGCGCGGCTGGACGCGGCATTGGCGGAGCGGGGCCGACCCCAGGACGGGGCGGCGGGCGCCCCCGGGGCGGGTGCCGGTGGCGGCCGGGACGAGAGCGACGCGGCCGGCTGA